Part of the Prunus dulcis unplaced genomic scaffold, ALMONDv2, whole genome shotgun sequence genome, TGGCACCAAGTCCTGGTCCTGCCCCCTACTCCCATGGTCCTCATCTTGTGTTGCATGCGTGAAGTTTGCCTCACCAGTGAAGGGGCTCATAAATTTGGGAGGCGGTCCAACATAGTTTCCATATCCACCACTACCTCCAGCTCCACTATATCCTTCATCATTCCCACCTCCAGTGGTAGGCGAGTCTCCTGATCTTGTACTAGAGCTATCATTAGTATCGGCGGGATCTTGTGGTTGAGTAGGATTGGAAGAAGGAGGAATTCCTTTATTTCTTGGTCTTGGGCGCAAAAGTTCTTCCAAAGAGTCAGCGCTGCTAGATCCCACCTCCTCCNTCTAATACTCTTTCCACATTTATCCCTTCATTACGTGCTTCTTCAGCAACTCTTGGAGCTGGGTTgccttcatcatcatctaaaTGAAGAGGTCTTATCCATTGATAAAGTTGGTTACCTTCTgtatcatcatcttcagcagCAATATCAAACACATCTAGTGGGTCACCACAGTCGACATGATCTATTTTTGCTTCCTTATCTCGAATTTGAAGCTTCATGTTGTAGTAgcaataaactaatttttccAACCTACTATGAGCCAACctatttctttgctttgtgtGAATGAGTGCAAATGTACTCCAATTTCTTTCACAAGCAGATGAGGAAGTTGTTTGTGATAATACTTTGATTGCTAACTTTCTCACAGTTGGTGCATCAGTCCCATACATGATCCACCATTCAGCtgtaatgaaaaataatgttgATAAGTCTAATAACTCCAACAAATTCTATTATAAACTGATAGTGAAATATGTTTACACTCACTAGGAGACATTTTTGTTCGAGCAGCAACTGATGTTGGTTCTCCAAAAGTTCTTCTTGCATCTTTAAACCATGTTAGCTGAATTCAATAAATCGTGTTAGTGTAATCCAACAAtgtaattattataatttaagtaATTGTGTACCTCATTTCCAAATTGGCCAACTGCTGGTGATGCAGGGTCTAATTTAGAATATACTTTGTGTACAGCACGTATAAGGGTACCATCATCTCCAACACCGGGTCTGTATTGGTATCGAGGATTCAAATAATATGCTGGTCAAAGAAACATATActataataagaaaaataatacttaTTCAACTAAAGAAATGAATTGCAAATTATGACATAATTTATACCTGCTGCATGCAAATCGTGATATAATGTTTTATACCATCGGTCATCAATTATCTTTATGACCCACCTTGCaccatgttttttttccaattcctcctTCACTACACGCATTAACTCATATATTGCCCCCATAGTAGGATACACCTCTGTGTCAACGATCCGTAAAACTTTGTAAAGAGGTTCAAACACTTGGCACACATGTTCTGATTGAGTCCGAAAAGAATGATCAAGCACTATACTTTCCACCATACGACCTGCATTTGAGCGGCTGAAATTGTGGTTGGCCCTGGAAGGCACAAGGTGAAAGCGCCTTGTCATCTGAATCTTTGCAACCGCTGGTGTGCATCGCTTCTCCTCCGTACTCGGGGCTTTCCCGCAAGACACGGTTAAGCCCCCAACCCCGTCATAAGCGGTACACGGTGCGCCCATCGGGGAGCGTTACCCTTGAGCATCGAGGATTATCATACACATGATTGCTAGCTTCCGAGCGTCTCTTTCTTCCTCGGTTGATGACGGTCCAAAATCTTTGGATGGGTTGCTTCCAGCACCTGTGCATTCGGTGTAGAATTCAGCTTCCAAATAATGGGCTTCGTTTTCGTTGAATGGTGTCTGATTCCCTGGTATGCGGAGTGGTCTTAGCCCAATTCTTCCTTTCACACATTGATGGTAAGTAGAGACCACAAGCTTATGTTTATTGAGCCATGGCCTTCCAAGCAGCGCATGATAAGCCACATCCCCATCCACGACATAGAATTTTGTAAGTGACCGAATTGGCCCCACCTTTAAATTTACTTGCATATGTCCCACCGttacttcacttttgtttCCAAAGCCGCTGATGCTCGTTTGCGATTGGACAATTTTGGATAATGGGATGCCAGCTGCCGTAAGCACAGACAGAGGTAATATATTAACGGAAGAACCTGTGTCTACCAAGGCCCGCCTTATGAACACATCGTTGATTTGTCCTTCCAAGTAGAGTGGCCTTCTGTGATCTGGGTACGGGACCTCCATGTCTTCATCCGTGAAAATGATAGCGTTGTCGTTTTCCAAAAATGACCTTTGCGGCTGTGCGGCAAAACAATGAGAACTGGACTCAGAGATGCTCATGAGAGCCGCCGTAGCTGCTTCCCTTGCTTGAGGCCCGAAGTCAAGTTGATCAAAGAGCgatttgaattttgggttcCTTTGAAGGACTTGGGAGGCTGTGGGTCCTTGCTTTTTACTTGAATAGCGTTC contains:
- the LOC117613266 gene encoding uncharacterized protein LOC117613266; translated protein: MGAPCTAYDGVGGLTVSCGKAPSTEEKRCTPAVAKIQMTRRFHLVPSRANHNFSRSNAGRMVESIVLDHSFRTQSEHVCQVFEPLYKVLRIVDTEVYPTMGAIYELMRVVKEELEKKHGARWVIKIIDDRWYKTLYHDLHAAAYYLNPRYQYRPGVGDDGTLIRAVHKVYSKLDPASPAVGQFGNELTWFKDARRTFGEPTSVAARTKMSPTEWWIMYGTDAPTVRKLAIKVLSQTTSSSACERNWSTFALIHTKQRNRLAHSRLEKLVYCYYNMKLQIRDKEAKIDHVDCGDPLDVFDIAAEDDDTEGNQLYQWIRPLHLDDDEGNPAPRVAEEARIPPSSNPTQPQDPADTNDSSSTRSGDSPTTGGGNDEGYSGAGGSGGYGNYVGPPPKFMSPFTGEANFTHATQDEDHGSRGQDQDLVP